The proteins below are encoded in one region of Telopea speciosissima isolate NSW1024214 ecotype Mountain lineage chromosome 10, Tspe_v1, whole genome shotgun sequence:
- the LOC122644184 gene encoding serine/threonine-protein kinase-like protein At3g51990, which translates to MGYLSCKAESSILTSNSHSSTSSGSTHSAHNKPKKKKKDREEPIKIQQFEYSDLEAATNGFSDQKLLGRGSHGCVYKGVLRSGRLVAIKKPSRGRGAAPRTASTADTSNEVDNEIDILSKIHSPRLVNLLGFTNDSRDRLLVVEFMSNGTLYEVLHNSPRPPNWGRRIRLALQTAKAIDTLHSSIPPVIHRDIKSANVLIDRDSNARLGDFGLALRCHVDDFRLRSTAPAGTIGYLDPGYLTPDNLSTKTDVFSFGILLLEIFSGRKAIDVGYSPPSIVDWAIPLIKKGKILGVYDPRIPPPKDPMVRKQLAVIAAKCVRSCKERRPSMKEIVECLRVLTKMVPLHSWNGLSVSNPCLMIETEGRPVESENTHWNSKQRHPVGENGDYRRSRSLKNSSRIYSDLGLVFRSNLMDLMAGTDGNSSFRGEADGVELSSSSAIQGFFSQMRARSVGSNYDRDGVFQLSRNKSVGGSLRQRISCVNSRSVSAKAAKPV; encoded by the coding sequence ATGGGATATCTTTCCTGCAAAGCTGAATCCTCTATCTTAACCTCCAACTCCCACAGCAGCACCAGCTCCGGCTCCACCCACTCTGCCCACAACaaacccaagaagaagaagaaagacagagaaGAGCCCATCAAAATCCAACAATTCGAGTACAGCGACCTTGAAGCCGCTACGAATGGTTTCTCAGATCAGAAACTATTGGGCAGAGGCAGCCATGGTTGCGTCTACAAGGGTGTCCTCCGCAGCGGCCGCCTCGTCGCCATCAAGAAACCCTCTAGAGGTCGCGGCGCAGCCCCTCGCACCGCCTCTACTGCCGACACCAGCAACGAAGTTGACAACGAGATTGATATCCTCTCCAAAATCCATAGTCCTCGGCTTGTGAACTTGCTGGGTTTCACCAATGACTCCAGAGATCGTCTTCTGGTTGTCGAATTCATGAGTAATGGAACCCTTTACGAAGTTCTTCACAATAGCCCTCGACCGCCCAACTGGGGTCGAAGAATCAGACTTGCCCTTCAGACTGCTAAGGCCATTGATACTCTTCATTCCTCCATTCCTCCTGTAATACACAGAGACATCAAATCAGCAAATGTCTTGATTGATCGAGATTCCAATGCCAGATTGGGTGATTTTGGGCTCGCTTTGCGGTGCCACGTTGACGATTTCCGGCTCCGGTCGACTGCGCCGGCGGGGACAATTGGGTACCTCGATCCTGGTTATCTTACGCCGGATAATCTGAGCACAAAAACTGATGTGTTCAGTTTTGGAATTCTTCTGTTAGAGATCTTCAGTGGAAGGAAAGCCATCGATGTTGGGTATTCGCCACCTTCAATTGTCGATTGGGCAATTCCGCTTATAAAGAAAGGTAAGATTTTGGGCGTCTACGATCCCAGAATTCCACCTCCGAAGGATCCAATGGTGAGGAAGCAATTAGCAGTAATTGCAGCCAAGTGTGTGAGGTCTTGCAAGGAACGAAGGCCATCGATGAAGGAGATTGTGGAGTGCCTAAGGGTTCTTACTAAGATGGTACCTCTTCATTCCTGGAATGGTTTATCTGTTAGTAATCCATGTTTGATGATAGAGACAGAAGGCCGCCCTGTAGAATCTGAAAATACCCATTGGAATTCAAAGCAAAGGCATCCAGTAGGAGAAAATGGAGATTACAGACGTTCTCGGTCATTGAAGAACTCAAGTAGAATTTATTCTGATCTGGGTTTAGTTTTTAGGAGCAATTTGATGGATCTAATGGCTGGAACAGATGGAAACTCCAGCTTCCGAGGTGAAGCAGATGGTGTTGagctctcatcttcttctgcaaTTCAAGGATTTTTTAGTCAGATGAGAGCCCGCTCTGTTGGATCCAATTATGATAGAGATGGTGTTTTCCAATTAAGTAGAAACAAATCTGTTGGAGGAAGCTTAAGACAGAGAATTAGTTGTGTCAATAGCAGGTCTGTTAGTGCAAAAGCAGCAAAGCCTGTATAG